The nucleotide window ATATATTATCTAAATCAGCAAGTTTTATTTTTGTAAGAAGCTTAGCATCTTCATTTTGTTTAGGATTGGATGAAAAAATACCATCCACATCACAACCGAATATTACCTTGTTCGCATTCAATTTTTCTGCTAGATATACTGCCATTTGATCCCCAGATACTATGCAAAAACCTAATTTTTTATCAGCCACGACATCTCCACTGCACATAGGGACCATGCCCAATCTTAGGAAGAGTTGAAAGACCTCAATATCTACATGAATGAGTCTTTTATTTTCAGCGACCATACAACTTGATGATACGATTGGCATTACATCTACATTATATCTCTGAAGTGCGTTACTGATTATATTACCTAAATCTTGCATCTTAACTCTTATATCTAGTATACCCTTCAATTGTGATTTAGAATGGAAGCCTTTGTGGATTTCAAATTTTTTTGCTAGCGGGTGACCGAAGCTCCCTGCCCCATAGATCAGTATTAATGATTTCTTAATTTTTGAAATCTCAAAACATATTTTATCTATTACATCATGGTGAGCTGAAAATTTTTCTTGTTTATTTGTTATTACAGAACCGCCCATTTTTAGAATAATCAGTTCTTTTGTTTCCATCAAAGATTAGACCTCTTCGCTATGAATTGCAGTGTGCTAATTTGGCTCTGAATAATCTATATTTTATGATTTTTTCCATTTATATAAAACGGTGTTTTTCAAGCCTCTAGATTTTCTTAATCCTCTTGTTTTTTTACCAGCTGAACTTAATCCTCGATAAACTCTTCTTTTATTTTTACCAGTAGATGCAGAATTTGGTCCTTTATGTTTGATTCTAAGCTTCATAAGCTTGTTTTTATCTACTTTTCCGAGCCATTCTTTTAAAATCTTAATATTTTCTTCGTGAGCAGACCTTCTCCTTGAATCAATGCTAAGACTTGCTTTCTTTGCGATTTCAAGAGATATTTCTGCCTTTGATAATTCTCCAAGTGAAAAGCCTTTTCCTTCTTTAACCAAATTTAGGGGATCTTTGCGATTTTTGATTAATGCGACAGGTAAGTTAGATTTCATATCTCAATCTTCCAAATCATTAAGATAGGAGTAAAATCAGTCCTTTTTTTGG belongs to Candidatus Bathyarchaeota archaeon and includes:
- a CDS encoding isopentenyl phosphate kinase — its product is METKELIILKMGGSVITNKQEKFSAHHDVIDKICFEISKIKKSLILIYGAGSFGHPLAKKFEIHKGFHSKSQLKGILDIRVKMQDLGNIISNALQRYNVDVMPIVSSSCMVAENKRLIHVDIEVFQLFLRLGMVPMCSGDVVADKKLGFCIVSGDQMAVYLAEKLNANKVIFGCDVDGIFSSNPKQNEDAKLLTKIKLADLDNILKNSISETDSPDVTGGMLGKLKEGIKLVNLGIEVNIMNLNKPENLSKLINEEEVRCTQLIP
- a CDS encoding ribosomal protein L13e, producing the protein MVKEGKGFSLGELSKAEISLEIAKKASLSIDSRRRSAHEENIKILKEWLGKVDKNKLMKLRIKHKGPNSASTGKNKRRVYRGLSSAGKKTRGLRKSRGLKNTVLYKWKKS